The Ruania alba genome has a window encoding:
- a CDS encoding cupin domain-containing protein translates to MDALSALLDGPRARGAFVLRCLLDAPWSIRVGDEAPLALVAMARGRAWVTFDGEDPLELVPGDVLLVKGPDHYTVSDSP, encoded by the coding sequence ATGGACGCCCTCTCCGCACTGCTGGACGGCCCCCGCGCTCGGGGCGCCTTCGTGCTCCGATGCCTGCTCGACGCACCGTGGTCGATCCGCGTCGGTGACGAGGCACCGTTGGCGCTGGTGGCGATGGCACGTGGTCGCGCGTGGGTGACCTTCGACGGAGAGGATCCGCTCGAGCTGGTACCGGGTGACGTGTTGCTGGTCAAGGGTCCGGATCACTACACGGTCTCCGACTCCCCC